The following is a genomic window from Saprospiraceae bacterium.
CATCATAAAAAAACTTGTCTGCCCTTGAAGCTGTATATTTGCAGAATACTCCAAAAAACATAGAATCCGGCAAAGCAAAGGCAGGATCAAAAATTTCAAGGTCTTCTTCAAAGATGTTAGCCCCTTCATAGTTTGAATCCATCATCCATCGGCCATTTCTGTATATTTTTATCCTGATTCTGGCATCAGCCGGATCTCCGCTCACAGCGCCCATTCTTCCTGCACCCAACAGACTACTATTGCCGTTGACCAATTTCCACAACTGGATGGCATCGTTATTACCATTTTCACCTATTCTGAGAAAGTACCCGTTGGCTGCTGTTTCGGTAGTTTTATCTATGAAAAGATATATTTTACCAAAATTGTCATTTGATGGTGCAAACTGCAATTTGAAATACAAATCAATCTGGATGCTATCCGGCGGAATCTTATATTTGGTAAAGATAGTTGATTCGCCAGCAGTCACAGCATTTAATTGCAACTGGCCTTCAGCGTTTATTTTGAATTGAGATACGTTTCCTTCCCACTTTACAGAGCCGGGAAATGGTGTTTCAAAATCGAGTTTCAGTTGACTAAAAAGCCCATTATTCAAAAATAATATTACAAAAACAAAAAAATATCTCACATTTAAAAATCCTTTTGTATTCATGGATAGTGTATCTTTGCAATTCTTTTTGAAAAGGGACATATTATATAATACAATGCGAATGCTCATAGTCTTACCAGATGTCATTGCGTTATGAAGTCAACTAAAAAAAGCAAAAATAAGAATAAAGAATATTATTAACGTAATTAATGGGAAATAAGAATTATTTGAAATTATGAAAGTAGCAGTAGTAGGGGTTACAGGCCTTGTTGGCAGAGTGATGAATGAAGTTCTGGAAGAATTTGATTTAAAAATAAACGAATACATCCCGGTTGCATCGGCAAGATCAGTAGGGAAAAAAGTAAAGTACAAAAACAAAGAGTATACTGTAGTGAGTATGGAAGAAGCCGTAAATATGGTACCGGATATTGCCATTTTTTCGGCAGGAGGCAGTACTTCATTGGAGTGGGCACCAAAATTTGCAGAAAAAGGTACAGTTGTGATTGACAATTCAAGTGCATGGAGGATGGATCCATCCAAAAAATTAGTTGTCCCCGAAATCAATGCATCATCTCTGACAAAAGAAGATAAAATCATTGCAAATCCTAACTGTTCGACGATACAGATGGTAGTAGCATTGGCGCCATTGCATAAAAAGTATGGTATCAAGAGGTTGGTAATTTCAACATATCAATCATTTACCGGTACTGGTGCTAAAGCTGTGGCTCAGTATGAATCAGAAAAGGCCGGTAACGCACCTGAAAAATCAGAAATGGCCTACCATTATCAGATTTTTGAGAATGCCATACCGCAGTGCGAT
Proteins encoded in this region:
- a CDS encoding aspartate-semialdehyde dehydrogenase, whose translation is MKVAVVGVTGLVGRVMNEVLEEFDLKINEYIPVASARSVGKKVKYKNKEYTVVSMEEAVNMVPDIAIFSAGGSTSLEWAPKFAEKGTVVIDNSSAWRMDPSKKLVVPEINASSLTKEDKIIANPNCSTIQMVVALAPLHKKYGIKRLVISTYQSFTGTGAKAVAQYESEKAGNAPEKSEMAYHYQIFENAIPQCDVFLDNKYTKEEMKLVHETKKILGDDKMRITATAVRIPVNGGHSESVNVELKHSFELAEVVELLKNSDGVTVLDDIDSFQYPMPLFAKDKNDVFVGRIRRDESVDNGLNLWIVADNLRKGAATNAVQIAEYLVDHKLV